The genomic segment CGGTTTCCGTCCCGTGAGCTGGAGTCGATCTCTAGGCTCTCAGCTTGCAGTGCCAAAAATGCTTCTAGCCCTCACAGGTGCAGAGAAATCTCTCTAGCCAGGGGCGGAGATGGGGGAGCTGGTCCAAATGTAATCCAGGCAGTGATGGGAgtgggctggctcgggggggtcTCTCCTGCTAGAATTTTACTTTCCACCCAAATTTCCAATATCTcacctttttgtcccaattcaggagaAAAATAAGTGTTAAAATACAGATGGAAAATCTCTTTTCTGAACATCTGACCTGGGAGCGCTTGAAATTCCACCCAACACCCCTTCCTCATGTAGTCTGAGACGGGGTGAACGGCCTTATTTTCCAGCCTTCTGTCACCTCCTCTTCTCTGtttcaatctctcctcctacATCGAGTCTGGACCTAGCgtgttttcaaaacaaacatcTGCACTGGGGAAAAGTCAGAAACTCACCCCGTTCGCTCTGCTAGAACTTTCCTCGCAGCCAGGTGTGTCGTCCATTCACAAGACAGATATATTTCCGAGTGCAAACGTGTTTCAATAACGTTGATATTTACGTAAGGAGAAGCAAATATGTTCCATAAATGCAACTACCACTGGGGTGAAGCTTGACAGGTATTATTATATAGAGAACATTATTTTTATCAAGAAAAATCATTAATTCCCATAAATGCAGCTAGCACTGGGGTGGAGCATATTGTGTCAGCTCTTATATAtacatgtaaacacacacacaaaaatgcaaattcacacacacactttttgggtTTCTGCGTCTCCTCCCTCTGGTGCTGGACAGGACGGGACAGTGTCCTGCAGCTCCGTCAGCTCCCCATTCGGCTGTCGGACAGATGGACGGCTCAGCAagcttctctctgcttttctctccttctcctcaccGTCCACTCGCTCTCCACCTACCCCTTGGCTGTCTGCTGACACAATGCCTTTTATACCGACCTGTCTGGCACAGGCGCCGttccgtgggtgctctggagctgtagcacccatgggggaaaattagtgggtgctctgcccaCACCAGCAACCAAGCTCCCCTCCCAATTCACCTCACGTCACCGAACCTCCACCTcatcccctgagcgcgccgcgtccctgcttctctgcccacCTCCCGGCGCctgctgctgcaaaacagctgtttcgtggcggaacaagctccgggagggaggggggaggagcggggactcGGCGCGCTCTCGGGATGAGGCAGgacggggcggggatttggggaagggggttggaatgggggcagggagggggcggagttggggcggggcctttgggaaaggggttggaatgggggcggggcaagggcggagtcggggcggggccgggggcagacgGGGGTCGAGCACCCGCCAGCCGCGGTTTGCGCCTCTGCTGCCCAACTGCCCCCGTCCCAGACGGGCCGTTCTGTTTTTAGCCCGCAGCCGTTGTTTCCCTCAGCGTTCGGATCGGCTGACCTTTGCCCCCTTCGCTTTTCCCGCCAATTCTGCCTGTTAGCGCTGTGGGGTCTGCCGCTCCGCGCGTGGGCCTGACTCTTCCTCATTTACAGTGAAAGCCAGGGACACACCATGGAGCCGGGGGATTTCTCTGGCATCAGCATCGTCCACGCAGGGGTTCGACCTGCAAGTTATTGCACCTTGTTTCTCACATTTAGGCACAAAGGGAAGCAGCTCGGGGGCAGCATAAGGAAATCTCAAAATTCGGGGTCAAGAGTTCATCAGTTTCTGGTGCGTTACTCAAGTGAGTTTGCTCTCCATATTTTTCAAAGGGGACGTGTGTTTGTGTCATAACTAGAGAGGAACTGACTGAGTTGCGAACACTTCAGCTGTGTCCGTAACAACCTGATGTCCCAGGAGAGGAGACGTGGAGGGGAGGCCAGGAGGCCACAACGAGGGTGGAAGTGACGCGGAAGCGGTGTCACGCCACCTGCCACGATGGGGCGTTTGCCCACAGCCTTGGTGCAAAGCCCGACAGGGTCCGGGGGGGAAACAGGAGGCCTCAAGGGAAAGTTTCGGGGTGTGTTTGGTTCTGCAGCGGTTACATGGCTCCAAGGAGagcaggtggtgggggagggggacagaagaCCGTCCAAGGAGTGGGCCCAAGGCAGGGCGGGAGTGGACCGGATGTGGCATCAGGACTATAGCCATAGACGGCTTGCCCACCGTTGGGTGCCACGCTCTCAATGATCCGGGTGGGAAAGACGAGGGGGAGGGTTCCGGGGTGTGGTGGGTCCCGCAGGAATTAAAGTGGGGGGGCGGCTGAAATTGGGGTTAACACTtcaaagggagggggagacagtggAAGTGGATCTCAGTGAGGGCGGAAAGAAACCCCCGGAAGTGGCATCAACCCCTCTAACCTAAACGAAGGACTTGCCCATAGTTCCTCATGGGGTCCGGGTGGGAAACAGGAGCCGCGTTGGAAGGTTCCAGGATGTATTAGGGGCGGGGTATCAGAAAGGGAGTGAGTCCCCTTCCCCAGGTCAGGGACGATGGGGAGCTGataagtggggaggggagaaaagtgcGCGAGGGACAAAAACGGTAAAtacccaaaggggaaaaaatcagagacCAATTTCCCCCCTGGTGTTTCAATTACTTCTCGACATTGCTGGTTGATTTTCCCCAGTGATTTGTATTAAattccttctttttctctcttttttccttcttcccccactcatcattttaaaaaacaacatttgcAGGGGGGCAAAATTCCAATGTACAGGGGAGAAaagattttcatgaaaaaaaatattgttttggcgGGGGGAAGGAAGTGTCCCAATTTTCAGGGataaaatgacacattttcaCGGGGGGGCGGAGAGGCATGATATTCCAgaacaaaatatcaaattttcaggaaaatatcatttttttaaagttgattttCTGAAGggcaaattttcagaaatgattgTAAGATTTTGGACCATGACAAGGGGACTGAAGAGAAGAGGGAAGTGAGGGAGAAAAAGCAAAAGTTTTTAcccaaacacattttttcaaaaaactctgaaaacagacagtttttcacacaaaaaaattatttaatttttagaccaaaaaaaatcactttctttgAGCAATTCCAGCCGGCTGGAGCAGTCACGCTGGTCACTCAGACCAGTTCCACCACCCACAGGATGCTGAGCTGGGCGAGCGTTTCTCTTCGGGGTCAGTTAGGAAGAGGGACCAGACGCTGCGTTCATTACCCCCAGCTGGTCACGCTCCACAGGGAGGCGTTGCAATCACTCCAGAGAGGACAGGGAAATAACACACAGGAACGTGATATAGTTATATCCAGGAGGCCCCGGAGAAGGCATTTCCTGAGGGTCAGACCATGCCCTAGTCGATTATTCCCTGCCGTAGAGAGGGCTAGTTGGGTTTTGTTGGGGTTCACATGGACTTTCACGACCATAATTTTCTTCTGCTCTCCCTCAAACCCTGTGAGGGTCTCCTCCTGTGGGGAATTCCCTCCTGGCGGCGTGGCTGTGAGTGTGAGGGACTCAGGTGGTGCTGGGTGTGGAGGGACTCAGCGCCGCTGGGCGTGGTTGGAGGTGTGTTCCCTGCGTCCTGGAGTCTGAAATTTAATCTCTGCGTAGTGCAGGCTCTCGCTCTCCTCGGCCCCCCGGCTGCCGTGACCCTGTGTTGGACAGACACACTGTGAGGGCGTCGTCACCCCAGATCTGGTCTCTTAATTCTGGCCAATTTAGGCATCTCCCAGGGAGCCAATCCCACAGTGTTACCCCAGATTGgaggggttgggagtcaggactcctgggttctatccccagctctgggaggggactggaaattacggggttagagcaggggggacgggagccaggactcctgggttctatccccagctctgggaagggactgcggggttagagcaggggggatgggagcaaggactcctgggttctctcccctcacTGTATTGTACCAGTCCTTATTGGCACCCGGAGACCAGACCCAAGCACTGTATGGAACAGGGCCCAGCCTGCATTGTCTCACCTTCGGCTGCCGCTGGCGGGATTGCAAGGGGGGCGGCGCTGCggaagaagggagaagaaagaaaCGTTAAAACGgaggagtgtgagagagagtctGGGGTGAAGAGGGAAGCTGCAGAGATCTAGGAacgggaggagaaggaaggacgTGGGGGGGTTAGTTGTATGGACAGACAACCCAGCATGGACCACAACGGACAGACGGCCGCTAGGGTGCGTTCACGAGCAGAGGCCTTGGCCCATGGGGACAGGAGGTTAGCGGGGGGAAGGCTCCGGTTTGGTACCTCGGTGTCTCTTCAGGAGGAGGGTGGCCGCCAGACCGAGGATGAGAAGGAGCCCCAGGGCGATGGCGACCTGGTACAGGAGCTCCCGGGCGCAGCACCCTACGGGGGCAGGTTCTTTACCTGGGTGATGGAGAGGAGCGTTAGGGGATTCTCAgccccttgagccagccagtcccctgccctggggccggagagGGGGAAGGctccgtgccccattccccacctcaccTGTGTCACTCTGGTTTCTCCCCATCACCTGCAGCTCGGTGCCCGCTCCTGTCCCGCGCTCTCCCTGGTGGATGCTGATGTGGCACCGATAGAGACCAGAGTCCCGCTCCTCCAGCTCCGACAGGGTCAGCGTGGCCTCCCCTTTCTGGAGCAGATCCAGGTCGGACATATTGAGCCGTCCGCTGTAGAAGGGATGGTCAGATTCCAGCACAACCCCGGGTGCTCTAGTCCACGTCGCTTTGGCCTTGCTGTCCCGTCTGTTCTCGAAGGAGCAGCTGAGGTTCACGGTCTCTCCGGGGGACGCTCGGAGGACAGCGGGGCTCTGATGCACTTTGAGACTTTCGTGAACTAGGGCAATAAACATTATAGCATCTAAAGAAAATGATAACAAGTGGTATCAAGACACGCCCCAGCTGCCCGAAACCTTAGCAGCACGGAGATAAGAAGCAAAGGGAAAGAATTGTGCGTTCCTGTCCACCTTGCTATTGCTCACAACACTCTCGATAACACACTGCACAAGGCTTTCACTTCCACCCCAGCAGAGACCCAACATCAACACTGCtatgtccaaagcagactgcgaggaattacaaagggatctcactagacttggtgactgggcaacaaaatggccgatgaaactCAATGGTGGAAAATGCAAAGTcaggcacattggaaaacagaatcccaactgtacatgaaaaccgatggggtctaaattcgctgttaccactcaagagagatcttggagtcgttgtggatagttctctgcaaacatccactcactgtgcagcggcagtgaAAAAAGTCACCAGACTGTGAGCATCCattaggaaggggagagagaaaaagacagaaaatctcctattgcctctatagaaatccatggtacgcccgcaCCTTGGACACTGCGTGCAGTTTTGGTCGCCTCAAATCAAataaagatacattagaattgcaagaggtacagagaagagcaaccaaaacaatgaggggtatggaacggcttccccctcacaaggaccaggaaacccccttacaaattaaaatgGCAGCTTGTCATTTTAGCCCTTTTAAATAACAAACACACTCCTCCACTTTATACAATTTGTGCTTCAAACTAGAGTGGGTCAGAATTTGTCCTGACGGAACGTTTTCCTCTTGGGAAATGCCGTCTCATCGAAAGGGTGACAATTGGTTTAAAACTGGGGCAGAGAAAGCGTTTTTGATCGGGTCAAAAGGGAATGATTTGATTTTGCATTTCCAGACTGGTTTGATTTCATATTATTAAGAAGAGTCaatactgaaatgaaatatttgttttttggAAACGGAATACTTCTCATTGACCTGATGTGACATATCCACATCTATCTATGCATCCATGCACCCATCCTCCACCCCTAGATCTAtgttgatagatagatagatagatagatagatagatagatagatagatattcttTTTGGGGTGGGATAGATGGGTACATAGATAAACAGATAGATGAGATGTAGGGGTAGGGCTGAATGAatagacagagatggatctatgGACGGGGTATGTCgatggatggacacacagagatggatctaggggtggggtaggtggatggatggacacacagagatggatctaggggtggggtaTATGGACAGATAGGGCTAAATATAGTGGAGTGGGGTAGaaggacagatggacagacagagatggatctaggggtggggcagatggacagatggacagacagagatggatctaggggtggggtaggtggatggatggacacacagagatggatctaggggtggggtagaAGGACAGACggacacacagagatggatctaggggtggggtaggtggaCGTCCCCCTGGAAATGCTAGACAATAGAAATGAGGGGTTAGGAGATTCCTGGACCAACGCCCCATAGAGGGGACAGCCCCGTAACCCATTCCcacctcctgagccagccagttccccaccctggggctggatcggcGCTGGCAGCCCATTAAGGAGGAAGACCCcatgcccccattccccacctcaccTGTATCACTCTGGTTTCTCTCCATCACCTGAAGCTCAGTGCCCGCTCCTGTCCCGCTGTCTTCATGGCGGATGGTGACTTGGCACCGATAGAGACCAGAGTCCCTCTTCTGCAGCTCTGACAGGGTCAGAGTGACCTCCCCTTTCCGGAGCAGATCCTGGAAGGACACATTGAGCCGTCCGCTGTAGAAGGAATGGTGAGATTCCAGCGCAACCCCGGGTGCTCTAGTCCACTTCACATTGACCACGCTGCCCGGCCTGTACTTGAAGGAGCAGCCGAGTGTCGCGGTCTCGCCCACGTACGCTCGGACAATGGGGCTCTGAAGCACTCTGAGACCTTCGTGAACCAGGGCAATAAACATTACAGCAGCAAAGGAAAACGACAATGAGTGGTATCAAGACACGCCCCAGCCGCCCGAAACCTTAGCAGCATGGAGAGAAGAAGCtaaggggaaagaattgtgcctTCCTGTCCACCTTGCTATTGCTCACAACACTCTCCATAACACACTGCACAGGGCTTTCACTTCCACCCCAGCAGAGACCCAACATCAACACTGCTCTGGGCACGGCAGGTGCTCACAGAGACGTTAGACGTCAAATCACTCAGGacagctaagtccaaagcagactgcgaggaattacaaagggatctcactagactgggtgactgggcaacaaaatggccgatgaaactGAATGGtggtaaatgcaaagtcatgcacattggaaaacagaatcccaactgtacatacaaattgatgggctctaaattagctgttaccactcaagagagatcttggagtcattgtggatagttctctgcaaacatccactcactgtgcagcggcagtgaAAAAAGTCACCAGACTGTGAGCATCCattaggaaggggagagagaaaaagacagaaaatctcctattgcctctatataaatccatggtacgcccgcaCCTTGGACACTGCGTGCAGTTTTGGTCGCCTGAAATCAAATAAAGAAACATTAGAATtgcaaaaggtacagagaagggcaaccaaaacaatgaggggtatggaacggcttccgccttacaaggaccaggaaacccccttacaaattaaagtgGCAGCTTGTCATTTTAACccttttcaatacaccacaaacACATGCCTCCACTTTATACAATTTGTGCTTCAAACTAGAGTGGGTCAGAATTTGTCCTGACGGAACGTTTTCCTCTTGGGAAATGCCGTCTCATCGACAGGGTGACAATTGGTTTAAAACTGGGGCAGATAAAGCGTGTTGGATAGGGTCAATAGGGAATGATTTGATTTTGCATTTCCAGACTGGTTTGATTTGATATTATGAAGAGGAATaatactgaaatgaaatatttgttttatggaAACAGAATACTTCTCATTGACGTGATGTGACATATCCATATCTATCTATGCATCCATGCACGCATTCTGCACCCCTagatctagatagatagatacatagatagatatagatattcttTTTGGGGTGGGATGGATGGGTACATAGATAAAAAGATAGATGAGATGTACGGTTGGTCTGAATGGGTAggcagagatggatctagggatggGGTATATGGACAGATAGGGCTGAATATAGTGGAGTGGGGTAGaaggacagatggacagacagagatggatctagggatggGGTAGGTCgatggatggacacacagagatggatctaggggttgggcagatggacagaaggacagacagagatggatctagaggtggggtaggtggatggatggatggacacacagagatggatctaggggtggggtaggtggatggatgaACACGTAAAATTAGTACCTGCTCCCcaggtggggatgaggaggacgGTGCAGAGGacggtgctcagggctggcagctgctccatggtccctgctctctggggagctccgcagcccagctcagctcagcctcAGCATCCTCCGGAAATGTCACTTCAGGGGGGGGCCGGTGGAAACTTTTGTGGCCTTAGCTTCTGAGATGGCTGCAgcaagaggctggggacaagggctggacgggggcgggggtgtgcattcctctggcccctgctgggaggggagtgggctctagtggttagagcaaggggcaatggggggctgagagccaggactcctgggttcagtcctcAGTTCATTGTCTCATCTTGGGTCATGCTCCTTATCCTCTCTGGGATATTTTGTCATGAGGAATAACATTATTTTACAGAAAGGAATTTTtgcttaatatcttttattttcacaccctgaggtatatttattttttgcaacacGTATCTCTTGCCATCGGCGTATTCCTTCTAAAAGACCAAACATGCTCTGGACAGTCTTTATCTGCGTTATACAGAAATgttttccgatgaagtgagctgtagctcacgaaagctcatgctcaaataaattggttcgtctctcaggtgccacaagtcctcctgttctttttctatgagaagggaaacaggcacacgaccatattgctttcatggctaaatgccaagattcctgtaCTATAAACAACAGTGATATCTACATTAAGTTGATGTTAATAGGGTTCCAAACGTTTGCCGGAGCTTGTATGGATCCAGTAGCTCTtttctttagctcttggc from the Chelonia mydas isolate rCheMyd1 chromosome 14, rCheMyd1.pri.v2, whole genome shotgun sequence genome contains:
- the LOC119567628 gene encoding uncharacterized protein LOC119567628, with translation MFIALVHEGLRVLQSPIVRAYVGETATLGCSFKYRPGSVVNVKWTRAPGVALESHHSFYSGRLNVSFQDLLRKGEVTLTLSELQKRDSGLYRCQVTIRHEDSGTGAGTELQVMERNQSDTVHESLKVHQSPAVLRASPGETVNLSCSFENRRDSKAKATWTRAPGVVLESDHPFYSGRLNMSDLDLLQKGEATLTLSELEERDSGLYRCHISIHQGERGTGAGTELQVMGRNQSDTGKEPAPVGCCARELLYQVAIALGLLLILGLAATLLLKRHRGTKPEPSPR